Below is a window of Thermotoga sp. DNA.
ATCCGAAGCTAGTATTACCGAGGAGGTTCTTGCAACTCACAGGGTGTACGAACTCGTGAAAAAGGGCATACCGTTCCGGGATGCTTATAGAATGGTGGCAGAGAAGTACGGGAGGGAAAAAGATTGATCAGGGTTGGCATAGTGGGAGCAACGGGCTACACCGGGTTGGAGCTGTTCAGACTGCTGAAAAAACACCCTTCTGCGGAGATCATCTACATGTCTTCCAGAACGTACGCCGGAAAGAGGTTGGACGAAGTGTATCCATCTACACTCGAAGAAGCCATCCTGGAAGATTTTGATGCCAGGAGAATTTCAGAAAGTTGCGATGTGGTGTTTACTGCTTTGCCTGCCGGGGTCAGTTACGGTCTTACCATGGAGCTCCAGAACGTGAAAATCATCGATCTTGGTGCGGACTTTCGATTTGACGATGTGAGTACGTACACAAAGTGGTACGGAAGCAATCTCGAAAGATACGACACCACAGAAAGAGTCTACGGTCTTCCTGAACTCTACAGAGACTCGATAAAAAATGCTCGGATTGTGGGAAACCCAGGGTGTTATCCCACAAGCGTGATCCTTGCTCTTGCTCCAGTTTTGAAAACAGGTCTTGTAGAAACTGACACGATCGTTGTTGACTCAAAATCTGGTGTGTCGGGTGCGGGAAGAAAAGAAAAACTCGATTACATTTTCTCCGAAGTGAACGAAAACCTGAAGCCTTACAACGTGGCGAAACACAGGCACGTTCCAGAGATGGAGCAGGAGCTAAGGAAAATATCCGGTAAAGATGTGAAGGTGATATTCACGCCGCACCTTGTTCCCATGACCCGGGGGATTCTCTCCACCATTTATGTGAAGGTGAGCAAGTCTTTGAAGGAAATTCATGAAACCTATCTAGAGTTTTACAGAGAAGAACCCTTCGTACACGTTTTGCCTCCCGGTGTGTTCCCATCAACGAAATGGTGCTATGGTTCAAACCACGTCTTCATAGGAATGCAGATGGAAGAAAGAACCGGCACGCTGATCTTGATGAGCGCCATAGACAATCTTGTGAAAGGAGCCTCTGGTCAGGCGATTCAAAACATGAACATCATGTTCAACTTGGAAGAAACAGAAGGACTGGAATCTCTTCCCATATACCCGTGAAAGGGGTTGAAAGAGAGTGTTCGTTCCAAGAGGGTTCAGCTACGTAGGGGTGCACTGTAGAATAAAAAGAAGAAGAAAAGACCTTGGAATCATCTTTTCTGAAGTTCCATGCACCGCTGCAGGAGTGTTCACCACAAACGTTGTGAAAGCAGCACCTGTGATCTACGACATGGAGATCTTGGAGAAAAACCCGGGTGGAATCAGGGCAGTGGTTGTGAACAGCGGTATAGCAAACGCCTGCACAGGAAAGCAGGGAATGATCAACGCAAGGAGGATGGCAGAAAAAGCGGCAAAAGAGTTGAATGTTCCTATTGAGAGTGTTCTTGTGTCCTCGACGGGGGTGATAGGTGTTCAGCTTCCAATGGAAAAATTGGAGGCAGGGATAGAGGAGGCAGTGAAAAATCTTTCGAAAGATCCCGTCCCTTTTGCAGAGGCGATCATGACGACAGACACGAAGATAAAAATTCACAGCGAGAGGGTAATGATAGAAGGAAAGGAGATCACCGTCCTTGGGATCGCAAAGGGCTCCGGCATGATACATCCCAACATGGCAACGATGCTCTCTTTCATAACAACGGATGCAAAAGTTTCTGAAGGTGCGCTGAAGAAACTTCTGAAGATCTCCGTTGATGATTCTTACAACATGATTGATGTCGATGGTGATACGAGCACGAACGACATGGTGATCGTCCTCGCAAATGGACTCGCGGGGAACACGACCATCCAAGAAGAAACCGATGGTTTCTGGAAGCTCTACGAAGCTGTCCATGAGGTTAATCGGGTTCTTGCGGAGAAGATCGTGAAGGACGGAGAGGGAGCCACGAAGGTGATGGAAGTAGAGGTGAAAAACGCCCCAGACAGAAACTCTGCTCGCCTGATCGCACGGGCGATAGCATCTTCGAACCTTGTAAAAACTGCAATCTACGGTGAAGATGCCAACTGGGGGAGGGTGATAGCGGCTGCAGGATACTCTGGTGCACGGTTTAATCCTGACAGACTCGACCTTTTCTTCGAGAGTGCAGCAGGTAGAATAAAAGTGGCGGAGAACGGTCAGGGTGTGGATTTTGACGAAGACAAGGCGAAGAAAATATTGAGCGAAAAGAAGGTGAAAATCGTTCTCGACATGAAACAGGGAAAGGCATTCGCAAGAGCCTGGGGATGTGATCTGACGGAAAAGTACGTGGAGATAAATGGGAGGTACAGGACATGAGAATCAACACTGTCAACGTTCTTCTTGAAGCGCTTCCTTACATAAAGGAATTCTATGGAAAAACGTTCGTTATAAAGTTCGGTGGCAGTGCCATGAAGGAGAAAAAAGCAAAGAAAGCTTTCATACAGGATATAATTCTTTTGAAATACACCGGTATAAAGCCTGTTATTGTTCACGGGGGTGGGCCTGCCATCTCTCAGATGATGAGGGATCTTGGTATAGAGCCTGTTTTTAAAAGCGGTCACAGGGTGACAGACGAAAAAACGATGGAAATCGTGGAGATGGTACTCGTGGGGAAGGTGAACAAGGAGATAGTTATGAACATAAATCTTCACGGAGGACGTGCGGTTGGTATATGTGGAAAGGATTCAAAACTCATCGTAGCCGAGAAAGAGACAAAGTACGGTGATATAGGATACGTTGGAAGGGTAAAACAGGTCAACCCAGAGATACTCCACGCGCTGATAGAAAACGACTACATCCCGGTGATCGCGCCCGTTGGAATAGGAGAAGACGGACATTCGTACAACATAAACGCGGACACTGCTGCCGCGGAGATCGCAAAGAGCTTGATGGCAGAAAAGCTGATCCTCCTCACGGACGTTGACGGTGTCTTGAAAAATGGGGAACTCCTGTCCATCCTGACCCCGAAGGAGGCGGAAACTCTCATAAAGGATGGAATCGTGACGGGCGGTATGATTCCAAAGGTAGAATGTGCAATTTCTGCTGTAAGAAGCGGTGTTGGAGCGGTGCACATTATAAACGGTGGGATGGAACACGCTATCTTGCTTGAGATATTCAGTCGGAAGGGAATAGGTACCATGATTAAGGAATCGGAGGGATGAGAATGTTCCTTATGAACACTTACAGTAGGTTTCCTGCGACACTTGTCTATGGAAAAGGATCGTGGGTCTATGACAACAGTGGAAAGGTGTATCTTGACTTCACCTCGGGTATAGCCGTAAACGTGCTTGGGCATTCACATCCAAAACTCATTGAAGCAATAAGAGACCAGGCAGGAAAACTGATTCACTGCTCTAACCTCTACTGGAATATTCCGCAAATGGAACTCGCAGAGCTTCTTTCAAAGAACACGTTTGGTGGGAAAGTATTCTTCGCTAACACGGGAACAGAGGCAAACGAAGCGGCGATAAAGATCGCAAGAAAGTATGGAAAAAGAAAGAACGAGAAAAAAATCAAGATCCTCTCTGCACGCAACTCCTTCCATGGAAGAACGCTTGGATCTCTCACCGCAACCGGCCAGCCGAAGTATCAAAAACCGTTCGAACCGCTCGTTCCAGGCTTTGACTACTTCGAGTTCAACAACGTCAAGGACCTGAGGGAAAAAGTGTCAGACGAGGTGTGTGCTATCTTTCTTGAACCCATCCAGGGTGAAAGCGGTATCATTCCGGCAACGAAGGAGTTTCTCAAAGAAGCAAGAAGACTGTGCGACGAATACGATATCCTTCTTGTCTTCGACGAGGTCCAGTGCGGAATGGGAAGAACTGGAAAGCTCTTTGCCTACCAGAAATACGGAGTGATACCCGACATCCTCACAGTTGCAAAGGGACTCGGTGGAGGTATTCCCATAGGAGCGGTTGTTGTAAACGAAAAAGCAAATGTGTTGGAGCCAGGGGATCACGGCACCACGTTCGGTGGAAATCCTCTTGCGTGTAGAGTGGGTGTCACTGTAATGAAGGAGTTGACGAAAGAAGGTTTTCTGGATGAAGTAGAAAAGAAAGGAAAATACCTGCTGGAGAAACTCTCCAGGATGAAGGAGAAGTTCGGTGTGATGAGGGACGTTCGTGGTATGGGTTTGATGATAGGGATTCAGTTTTCAGAGGAATTGGAAAACAGGAACATTGCGATGAAATGCTTTGAGAAAGGACTGCTCGTGGTACCGGCTGGGAACAACACGATAAGATTTCTTCCCCCATTGACCGTTGAGTACGGAGAAATTGACATAGCGCTCAGGATTCTGGAAGAGGCGCTTCAAGAAATTTGAAAGGGAGGCGATGCCTCCCTCATTTTTTCTTCTTTTCTTTTTCCTCCTTCTCTTTTTCTTTCTTCATCAATTCCCCTTCTTCTCCTAACTGTTCCAGCTCTCCGCCACATTTTTCACAGGTTTTGTTCAGATGGTATTCTATGGACGTTGCAGAGTAATATATTGCCCCACATTTTTTGCATCTGTATACGTACGGCATCGAGACACCCCCTCGTGAGAGTTACCAGATCTTGTGGATCTTCGCTTCGCTTTTTCTGAGTATATTCTAATACTTTATTCGTTTTGTTTCAAGCTTTTATTAGAAGAAACAAGGCAAGACCGATGGTGGAAATCACAAACCCTGCAACCTGGAAAATTCTTATGATTTCGCCCAAAAGCAGGTGCGCCCACAATATGGCAAGAGAAGACTCTCCAACCAAAGCCATGCTCACGATACCTGAAGGGAAGCTTTTGAGAGAAAGGTTTATGAGCAGATACCCGAGGAAAGAACACCCTGCCCCAAGGGCTATCAGTATGAACCATTCTCTCATCGGTACGATCTCAAAAGAGGGAAAAGAGAGTGTGAAAAGAACAATCGAGGCGATCACGTGTGTCTTCATACTGAACGTGAGACTGCCCATTTTCTGGTTCAACTTTCTTCCGAGGACAAGATAACCACAGAGAAACAGGGTGCCAGTGATCGCCATCCAGTCTCCTTCAGCGACATCCAAGGATTTTCCATCCCCGAGAGCAGAGATCAGAACACCGAGTACAACAACCGATCCCATGGCAATCTGATATGGTGTGAGTTTTTCTCTGTACAAGAGGTACGAAAGAAGGTTTGTGACGACGGGCTGCAGCGTGAGTGGTATAACAGCTCCGGCCACGGTGGTATGATCGAAGGCGGCTATCCAGAAACGAAAGTGCATCGCA
It encodes the following:
- the argC gene encoding N-acetyl-gamma-glutamyl-phosphate reductase, whose product is MIRVGIVGATGYTGLELFRLLKKHPSAEIIYMSSRTYAGKRLDEVYPSTLEEAILEDFDARRISESCDVVFTALPAGVSYGLTMELQNVKIIDLGADFRFDDVSTYTKWYGSNLERYDTTERVYGLPELYRDSIKNARIVGNPGCYPTSVILALAPVLKTGLVETDTIVVDSKSGVSGAGRKEKLDYIFSEVNENLKPYNVAKHRHVPEMEQELRKISGKDVKVIFTPHLVPMTRGILSTIYVKVSKSLKEIHETYLEFYREEPFVHVLPPGVFPSTKWCYGSNHVFIGMQMEERTGTLILMSAIDNLVKGASGQAIQNMNIMFNLEETEGLESLPIYP
- the argJ gene encoding bifunctional glutamate N-acetyltransferase/amino-acid acetyltransferase ArgJ — encoded protein: MFVPRGFSYVGVHCRIKRRRKDLGIIFSEVPCTAAGVFTTNVVKAAPVIYDMEILEKNPGGIRAVVVNSGIANACTGKQGMINARRMAEKAAKELNVPIESVLVSSTGVIGVQLPMEKLEAGIEEAVKNLSKDPVPFAEAIMTTDTKIKIHSERVMIEGKEITVLGIAKGSGMIHPNMATMLSFITTDAKVSEGALKKLLKISVDDSYNMIDVDGDTSTNDMVIVLANGLAGNTTIQEETDGFWKLYEAVHEVNRVLAEKIVKDGEGATKVMEVEVKNAPDRNSARLIARAIASSNLVKTAIYGEDANWGRVIAAAGYSGARFNPDRLDLFFESAAGRIKVAENGQGVDFDEDKAKKILSEKKVKIVLDMKQGKAFARAWGCDLTEKYVEINGRYRT
- the argB gene encoding acetylglutamate kinase translates to MRINTVNVLLEALPYIKEFYGKTFVIKFGGSAMKEKKAKKAFIQDIILLKYTGIKPVIVHGGGPAISQMMRDLGIEPVFKSGHRVTDEKTMEIVEMVLVGKVNKEIVMNINLHGGRAVGICGKDSKLIVAEKETKYGDIGYVGRVKQVNPEILHALIENDYIPVIAPVGIGEDGHSYNINADTAAAEIAKSLMAEKLILLTDVDGVLKNGELLSILTPKEAETLIKDGIVTGGMIPKVECAISAVRSGVGAVHIINGGMEHAILLEIFSRKGIGTMIKESEG
- a CDS encoding aspartate aminotransferase family protein — encoded protein: MFLMNTYSRFPATLVYGKGSWVYDNSGKVYLDFTSGIAVNVLGHSHPKLIEAIRDQAGKLIHCSNLYWNIPQMELAELLSKNTFGGKVFFANTGTEANEAAIKIARKYGKRKNEKKIKILSARNSFHGRTLGSLTATGQPKYQKPFEPLVPGFDYFEFNNVKDLREKVSDEVCAIFLEPIQGESGIIPATKEFLKEARRLCDEYDILLVFDEVQCGMGRTGKLFAYQKYGVIPDILTVAKGLGGGIPIGAVVVNEKANVLEPGDHGTTFGGNPLACRVGVTVMKELTKEGFLDEVEKKGKYLLEKLSRMKEKFGVMRDVRGMGLMIGIQFSEELENRNIAMKCFEKGLLVVPAGNNTIRFLPPLTVEYGEIDIALRILEEALQEI
- a CDS encoding DMT family transporter — translated: MRPVFYLLLSVLIASFSGILVKLSSLSPETIAFYRVLIASLLFFLIAKKHKVFPLWDEIFTIAAGFFLAMHFRFWIAAFDHTTVAGAVIPLTLQPVVTNLLSYLLYREKLTPYQIAMGSVVVLGVLISALGDGKSLDVAEGDWMAITGTLFLCGYLVLGRKLNQKMGSLTFSMKTHVIASIVLFTLSFPSFEIVPMREWFILIALGAGCSFLGYLLINLSLKSFPSGIVSMALVGESSLAILWAHLLLGEIIRIFQVAGFVISTIGLALFLLIKA